Proteins co-encoded in one Yersinia enterocolitica genomic window:
- a CDS encoding IS256 family transposase: MDEKKLKAFAAELAKGLKTEADLNAFSRMLTKLTVETALNAELTDHLGHEKNAPKAGSNTRNGYSSKTLLCDDGEIELNTPRDRENTFEPQLIKKNQTRITQMDSQILSLYAKGMTTREIVATFKEMYDADVSPTLISKVTDAVKEQVTEWQNRPLDALYPIVYLDCIVVKVRQGGCVINKAVFLALGINTEGQKELLGMWLAENEGGKFWLSVLTELKNRGLQDILIACVDGLKGFPDAINSVYPQTHIQLCIIHMVRNSLKYVSWKDYKAVTGGLKTVYQAPTEEAALMALDNFAVAWDDKYPQISKSWRAHWENLNTFFGYPPDIRKAIYTTNAIESLNSVIRAAIKKRKVFPTDDSVRKVIYLAIKDASKKWSMPIQNWRLAMSRFIIEFGDRLSDHL; this comes from the coding sequence ATGGACGAAAAGAAACTCAAGGCCTTCGCGGCTGAACTGGCTAAAGGCCTTAAAACCGAAGCCGACCTCAATGCATTTTCCCGCATGCTGACGAAGTTAACCGTCGAAACGGCGCTCAATGCCGAGCTGACTGACCATCTGGGGCATGAGAAAAATGCCCCGAAAGCAGGCTCGAATACCCGCAACGGCTATTCATCCAAAACGTTGTTGTGCGACGACGGTGAAATCGAACTGAACACGCCTCGCGACCGAGAAAACACCTTCGAGCCTCAACTGATAAAGAAAAATCAGACGCGTATCACGCAGATGGACAGTCAGATTTTATCCCTGTACGCCAAAGGCATGACCACCCGTGAAATCGTCGCCACCTTCAAAGAGATGTACGATGCTGATGTGTCGCCCACGCTGATATCTAAAGTCACCGATGCAGTTAAAGAACAGGTGACAGAGTGGCAAAATAGACCTCTGGATGCACTGTATCCCATTGTTTATCTTGACTGTATTGTGGTGAAGGTTCGCCAGGGTGGCTGCGTGATTAACAAAGCCGTCTTCCTTGCTCTGGGCATTAATACAGAAGGCCAGAAAGAACTGCTGGGCATGTGGCTGGCAGAAAATGAAGGGGGGAAGTTCTGGCTCAGTGTGCTGACAGAGCTTAAAAACCGGGGGCTTCAGGATATCCTGATTGCCTGCGTGGACGGACTGAAGGGCTTCCCGGATGCGATAAACAGCGTGTATCCGCAGACTCACATCCAGCTGTGCATCATTCATATGGTGCGCAACAGCCTGAAATATGTCTCGTGGAAGGATTACAAAGCCGTCACCGGCGGGCTGAAAACGGTATATCAGGCTCCGACAGAAGAGGCGGCGCTGATGGCACTGGATAACTTCGCGGTTGCCTGGGACGACAAATACCCGCAAATCAGCAAAAGCTGGCGTGCACACTGGGAAAATCTCAATACGTTCTTCGGCTATCCACCCGATATCCGCAAGGCCATCTACACAACGAATGCCATCGAGTCACTAAACAGCGTGATCCGCGCAGCCATCAAGAAGCGCAAGGTGTTCCCGACAGACGACTCGGTACGAAAAGTTATTTATCTGGCGATCAAGGATGCGTCGAAAAAATGGAGTATGCCGATCCAGAACTGGCGGCTGGCGATGAGCCGTTTTATTATCGAGTTCGGTGACCGCCTGAGCGATCACCTTTAA
- a CDS encoding IS91 family transposase: protein MYIPRPAKLLFQHDEGWNRFLDKHGDTLTDWTQLSVERMLACGTCAMGVRRYCCASPDCTHSRFFCQSCKSKACSSCGMKATEQWIAEQQHILPDCVWQHITFTMPHLLWPFFNNSWPLLNDLFSCATRAMLRWARKQGIEVGIFCALHTYGRQLNQHPHIHVSVTRGGLDVKNDVWRALFFKKKEVEKIWRGAVIGLLRESYDRIKPGSLPGLGHIRDETQWRRYLKAQYGRYWKVHFAKKTRGAWHSVKYLGRYLKRPPVAASQLRHYSGGAVVHHYHDHRTQQYKRQTLTQEEMIGRYISHIPARHFKMVRYYGFLSNRKRGLLLPKVYEALKMEARKKPEKPGFAVLMKGFLGTDPYQCILCGDRLRFAGAQTGFHTTELLSERLHKMEQKRWLRTPSLDQCA from the coding sequence ATGTATATTCCCCGTCCGGCGAAACTGCTCTTCCAACACGACGAGGGCTGGAACCGCTTTCTCGACAAACACGGTGACACTCTCACTGATTGGACCCAACTCTCCGTCGAGCGCATGCTCGCCTGCGGCACCTGTGCCATGGGCGTTCGACGCTACTGCTGTGCCTCGCCGGACTGCACCCACTCACGTTTTTTCTGTCAGAGCTGCAAGTCTAAAGCCTGCAGTTCATGCGGAATGAAAGCAACCGAGCAGTGGATTGCCGAGCAGCAACACATCCTGCCCGACTGCGTCTGGCAACACATCACTTTTACTATGCCCCACCTGCTCTGGCCTTTTTTCAACAATAGCTGGCCCCTGCTCAATGACCTGTTTAGCTGTGCCACCCGCGCCATGCTCCGCTGGGCCCGCAAACAGGGTATCGAGGTCGGCATTTTCTGCGCCCTGCACACCTATGGCCGCCAGCTCAATCAGCATCCCCACATCCATGTCTCCGTGACCCGGGGTGGCCTCGATGTCAAAAATGACGTATGGCGCGCCCTGTTTTTTAAGAAGAAGGAAGTGGAGAAAATCTGGCGCGGGGCGGTTATTGGTCTGCTGCGCGAAAGCTACGACCGTATCAAACCCGGCAGCCTGCCGGGGCTGGGCCACATTCGCGATGAAACTCAGTGGCGACGCTATCTGAAGGCCCAGTACGGGCGTTACTGGAAAGTCCACTTCGCGAAGAAAACCCGGGGGGCCTGGCACAGCGTCAAATACCTGGGGCGTTATCTGAAGCGTCCGCCGGTAGCCGCCTCTCAGCTGCGACACTACAGCGGCGGTGCTGTGGTCCATCATTACCACGATCATCGTACGCAGCAATACAAACGCCAAACGCTGACGCAGGAAGAGATGATCGGGCGCTATATCAGCCACATTCCGGCGCGTCATTTTAAAATGGTGCGCTACTACGGTTTTTTATCCAACCGCAAGCGGGGCCTGCTGCTGCCAAAAGTGTATGAGGCCCTGAAGATGGAGGCGCGTAAAAAACCAGAGAAGCCGGGATTCGCGGTACTGATGAAGGGTTTCCTGGGCACGGATCCGTACCAATGTATCCTGTGCGGTGACCGTCTGCGTTTTGCCGGCGCGCAGACGGGGTTTCACACAACAGAATTACTGTCGGAGAGGCTGCATAAAATGGAGCAGAAACGATGGCTTCGGACGCCATCTTTGGATCAGTGTGCCTGA
- a CDS encoding IS30 family transposase, with protein MPVSVTGVNIPKTGNYTILITVSIKLLYQHSNVILINSLYRYIQQERQAGGDLYQQLPHRGKQYNYHTDQTPRGPIPNRVGIEQRPAEADLKQQPGHFEIDTIFGKDQKSFLLTVVDKAVKMVIIRTLPNKRAETVVAAFRDIVANTFCEFKTLTADNGSEFAQHEQITEITGAPVYFARPYHSWERGLNEHTHGLKQRFYPKGTDFNQVTHRKVAALEHQLNTRGRKSLGYRTPNEIFLTHLQAA; from the coding sequence TTGCCTGTCTCCGTTACTGGAGTGAACATACCAAAAACAGGCAATTACACAATTTTAATTACAGTCTCAATCAAGCTGCTATACCAACACTCTAACGTGATACTCATTAATTCGCTCTATCGTTATATCCAGCAGGAGCGTCAGGCCGGCGGAGACCTGTATCAGCAACTCCCTCATCGGGGAAAACAGTATAACTATCATACCGACCAGACCCCGCGTGGCCCTATTCCCAACCGTGTTGGCATTGAGCAACGGCCTGCTGAAGCTGACCTCAAACAGCAGCCTGGCCACTTCGAAATTGATACCATTTTTGGCAAAGACCAGAAGTCATTCCTGCTGACGGTGGTCGATAAAGCCGTCAAGATGGTCATTATTCGCACGCTGCCCAACAAGCGCGCAGAGACTGTGGTAGCGGCTTTCAGGGACATCGTCGCCAATACTTTCTGCGAGTTTAAAACCCTGACTGCCGACAACGGTTCTGAATTCGCCCAGCACGAGCAGATTACGGAAATCACGGGTGCGCCGGTCTACTTTGCCCGCCCTTATCATTCCTGGGAGCGTGGGTTGAATGAACATACCCACGGGCTGAAACAGCGTTTTTACCCCAAGGGAACAGACTTCAATCAGGTCACCCATCGCAAGGTTGCTGCACTTGAACACCAGCTCAACACGCGAGGAAGAAAATCACTGGGCTATCGCACGCCGAATGAGATATTTTTAACGCACTTACAGGCGGCATAA